A segment of the Candidatus Saccharibacteria bacterium genome:
GGCGCGAAGCTACAAAATTGCAAGCTCAGCAAGCCTTTAAGTTGCCAAAACTGGATTATTCTAGCATCAAGGGCTTACGCAATGAGGCCAAAGCCCGATTAGCGGAGGTGCAACCTACATCACTAGCCCAAGCTTCGTTGATCCAAGGGGTAACCCCGGCCGACCTAAGTATTGTAATGGTTATGGCTCACCGACAGCATTGAGCCAATGCGATGCGCTAATTCTCAAGGCCACACGGGCGTGCTAAACTAAGTGTAAGACCGTAACTCTTCAAGGAACTCGTTTGAATTTAACAGCCAGCTTATTAGAATTTGCACTTAACCTAATTAACAGCATTGGTTACTTCGGCGTGTTTGTGGTTTTGATTTTAGATAACAGCGGTATACCCATACCGTCCGAGGCTACGCTGGCACTGGCTGGTAACTTGGCCAAAACCGGCTATTTCAACCTGATTGTGGTGATTGTTGTGGGCGTAGCAGCCCAAACACTTGGCACCTATTTGGCCTACTTGATAGGTCGCTATGGCGGCGAGCCACTGGTTAAGCGATATGGCAAATACGTGCTGATTTCAGCTCACGACTACGACAAGGCCAACGGCTGGTTCAAAAAGCGTGGCGCCAAGGCTGTCTTTGTATCTCGTCTTATTCCGGTAATTCGTACCTATGCTGGGTTTGTGGCCGGCACATTTCGGATGCCACTAAAACGGTTTGTGTGGGATAGTTTTTGGGGGTCGCTAATTTGGACTTCGGTCTTTGTTTTGCTTGGCTACGGGTTGGGTGACAGTTGGCGCAGGTACTATAGCTATCTTCGCTATGTCGACTATCTTATAATCATCGGGATTGTGGCTATTGTGGCCTATTACATCTATCGTAAACTGTCAGCTAGAAAGGCTAGTAATGCACAACATAAATAAGCTCTCAAATGGCGTTAGAGTCGTTACTCAGTCCATGCCCGACTCGGGCAGCGTGGCGGTTAACTTCTTTATTGGTGCTGGCGGTAGGTATGAGGATCACACTCAAGAACACGGCGCCGCGCATTTTATAGAACACCTGTTGTTTAAGGGCACCACCAAGCGTCCATCGGCCAAGATTATTGCCGAAGAAATCGACGGCGTGGGTGGCTATATGAATGCCTACACCAGCAGCGACCATACCAGCTATTACATTAAGCTGCCCAAAGAGCACTTTGAGCTGGCAGCTGAGATCTTGAGCGATATTTTAACCGACCCGTTGTTTGATCAGGCCGAAATTGATCGGGAACGATTGGTGGTGATTGAAGAAATGAAAGTCTATCGTGACGACCCAGCCCGGCATATATATGATCTTATTGGCGGTCTGTTGTGGCCGCAAAATGCCTTGTGTAGCAATGTATTGGGAGATGAACAATCAATTAGTTCAATGGGTCGGCAAACCATTTTGGACTACTTTGCCGCGCTCTATACGGCCGATAATTTGGTGGTATCGGTAGCTGGTAATATTAGCGAAGCTAAGGTTTTGGCTACCATACAGAAACTCTTGGGCAGCCTTAAAACCAAAGCCACCCGCAGCTACAGTCATAAGCTAGGTGATTTATCTAGTAGCTTTAGCAACGTAGTGCAACAAGATACCAATCAAACTCACTTAGTGGTTACGGGTCGCGGCCCCTCATTGGCGGCTGGTGATGAACCGGCCATGCGCGTACTCGGTACTATCCTGGGTGGCGGGCCAAGTAGCCGGCTGCACTTGAGCGTGCGTGAGCAAATGGGCTTGGCCTACAGCATAGCCATGGGCGTGGATACCTTTTTGGATACTGGTGATTTTGAGATCTATGCTGGTGTAAGTCCAGAGAA
Coding sequences within it:
- a CDS encoding DedA family protein — its product is MNLTASLLEFALNLINSIGYFGVFVVLILDNSGIPIPSEATLALAGNLAKTGYFNLIVVIVVGVAAQTLGTYLAYLIGRYGGEPLVKRYGKYVLISAHDYDKANGWFKKRGAKAVFVSRLIPVIRTYAGFVAGTFRMPLKRFVWDSFWGSLIWTSVFVLLGYGLGDSWRRYYSYLRYVDYLIIIGIVAIVAYYIYRKLSARKASNAQHK
- a CDS encoding insulinase family protein, whose translation is MHNINKLSNGVRVVTQSMPDSGSVAVNFFIGAGGRYEDHTQEHGAAHFIEHLLFKGTTKRPSAKIIAEEIDGVGGYMNAYTSSDHTSYYIKLPKEHFELAAEILSDILTDPLFDQAEIDRERLVVIEEMKVYRDDPARHIYDLIGGLLWPQNALCSNVLGDEQSISSMGRQTILDYFAALYTADNLVVSVAGNISEAKVLATIQKLLGSLKTKATRSYSHKLGDLSSSFSNVVQQDTNQTHLVVTGRGPSLAAGDEPAMRVLGTILGGGPSSRLHLSVREQMGLAYSIAMGVDTFLDTGDFEIYAGVSPENTTATLKAIKQELHKIQTHKVDAVELNKVKQQMRGRLIMGLESNAAVADMLGGQLIVSNRTWSLEDILAKIDHVTQADVQDAANKYLAADGIRLAMIGPHNEAEVSQFEAIIKE